From Carya illinoinensis cultivar Pawnee chromosome 5, C.illinoinensisPawnee_v1, whole genome shotgun sequence, one genomic window encodes:
- the LOC122308980 gene encoding beta-glucosidase 40-like isoform X1, which produces MLRRGIALVILHVLVCGIRICCSSAITRGSFPKGFVFGTASAAFQYEGAVKEDGRGPTIWDIFSHKFGKISDFSNADVAVDQYHRFNEDIQLMKDMGMDAYRFSIAWSRIFPYGSGEINQAGVDHYNNLINALLAKGIEPYVTLYHWDLPQALEDKYNGWLSPQIIKDFATYAETCFQKFGDRVKHWITFNEPHTFTIQGYDVGLQAPGRCSIVLHILCSAGNSATEPYIVAHNVLLSHANAAQIYRRKYKSKQNGSVGISFDVQWYEPATNSTEDIEATQRAQDFQLGWFLEPLIFGNYPSSMRNRVGRRLPEFSKSDISLLKGSLDFVGINYYTTNYAKINSTDFLGDLLKDSIADSGAITLPLRNGMPIGDRANSIWLYIVPHGIRSLMNYIKQKYGNPLVLITENGMDDPNNQLIPLKDALKDEKRIKYHHDHLTNLLASIKEDGCNVKGYFAWSLLDNWEWAAGFTSRFGLYFVDYNDNLKRYPKDSVQWFKNFLTST; this is translated from the exons ATGCTGAGAAGAGGCATTGCTTTGGTGATACTTCACGTGCTGGTTTGTGGGATCCGGATATGTTGTTCGTCGGCGATTACCAGAGGAAGCTTTCCAAAGGGTTTTGTTTTTGGCACTGCCTCTGCTGCTTTCCAG TACGAAGGAGCAGTGAAAGAGGATGGGAGGGGACCGACCATTTGGGACATTTTTTCACATAAGTTCg GTAAAATATCTGATTTCAGTAATGCTGATGTTGCTGTGGATCAGTACCACCGCTTCAAT GAAGATATACAACTGATGAAGGACATGGGAATGGATGCCTATAGGTTTTCAATTGCTTGGTCTCGAATTTTCCCTT ATGGAAGTGGTGAAATCAACCAGGCCGGAGTTGATCATTATAATAACCTCATCAACGCTTTACTAGCCAAAG GTATTGAACCATATGTGACCCTCTATCATTGGGACCTTCCTCAAGCCCTAGAAGACAAATACAATGGATGGCTGAGCCCCCAAATCAT AAAAGACTTCGCAACATATGCCGAGACATGCTTTCAGAAATTTGGTGACAGGGTGAAACATTGGATCACATTCAATGAGCCCCATACATTTACTATCCAAGGGTATGACGTGGGTCTCCAGGCACCGGGACGGTGCTCCATTGTGCTTCACATTTTGTGTAGCGCAGGAAACTCTGCAACTGAGCCTTACATTGTTGCCCACAATGTTCTCCTTTCTCATGCAAATGCGGCACAAATATACAGAAGAAAATACAAG TCAAAACAGAATGGATCTGTCGGGATATCTTTCGATGTTCAGTGGTATGAACCAGCAACAAACTCCACAGAAGACATTGAAGCTACTCAAAGAGCCCAAGATTTTCAGCTTGGCTG GTTTCTTGAGCCTTTGATCTTCGGGAATTATCCAAGCTCGATGAGAAATAGAGTTGGAAGACGGCTGCCTGAATTTTCTAAATCCGACATTTCTCTTCTCAAGGGTTCTTTGGATTTTGTTGGCATTAATTACTATACTACAAATTATGCAAAAATTAATTCGACTGATTTTCTTGGTGACCTATTAAAAGACTCCATTGCGGACTCTGGTGCCATTACACTTC CATTGAGAAATGGGATGCCTATTGGAGACAGG GCTAATTCTATATGGTTGTACATAGTTCCTCATGGGATCAGAAGCTTAATGAATTACATCAAGCAAAAATATGGAAACCCTCTGGTTCTTATCACTGAAAATG GGATGGATGATCCAAACAACCAACTCATCCCACTCAAAGATGCTCTGAAGGATGAGAAAAGGATCAAATATCACCATGACCATCTAACGAACCTGCTTGCTTCAATCAA GGAAGATGGCTGCAATGTTAAAGGGTATTTTGCATGGTCTTTATTGGATAACTGGGAGTGGGCAGCTGGATTCACTTCCAGATTTGGTCTCTATTTTGTTGATTATAATGACAATCTCAAGAGATATCCAAAGGATTCTGTTCAATGGTTTAAGAACTTTTTGACATCCACttaa
- the LOC122308980 gene encoding beta-glucosidase 40-like isoform X2: MKDMGMDAYRFSIAWSRIFPYGSGEINQAGVDHYNNLINALLAKGIEPYVTLYHWDLPQALEDKYNGWLSPQIIKDFATYAETCFQKFGDRVKHWITFNEPHTFTIQGYDVGLQAPGRCSIVLHILCSAGNSATEPYIVAHNVLLSHANAAQIYRRKYKSKQNGSVGISFDVQWYEPATNSTEDIEATQRAQDFQLGWFLEPLIFGNYPSSMRNRVGRRLPEFSKSDISLLKGSLDFVGINYYTTNYAKINSTDFLGDLLKDSIADSGAITLPLRNGMPIGDRANSIWLYIVPHGIRSLMNYIKQKYGNPLVLITENGMDDPNNQLIPLKDALKDEKRIKYHHDHLTNLLASIKEDGCNVKGYFAWSLLDNWEWAAGFTSRFGLYFVDYNDNLKRYPKDSVQWFKNFLTST; encoded by the exons ATGAAGGACATGGGAATGGATGCCTATAGGTTTTCAATTGCTTGGTCTCGAATTTTCCCTT ATGGAAGTGGTGAAATCAACCAGGCCGGAGTTGATCATTATAATAACCTCATCAACGCTTTACTAGCCAAAG GTATTGAACCATATGTGACCCTCTATCATTGGGACCTTCCTCAAGCCCTAGAAGACAAATACAATGGATGGCTGAGCCCCCAAATCAT AAAAGACTTCGCAACATATGCCGAGACATGCTTTCAGAAATTTGGTGACAGGGTGAAACATTGGATCACATTCAATGAGCCCCATACATTTACTATCCAAGGGTATGACGTGGGTCTCCAGGCACCGGGACGGTGCTCCATTGTGCTTCACATTTTGTGTAGCGCAGGAAACTCTGCAACTGAGCCTTACATTGTTGCCCACAATGTTCTCCTTTCTCATGCAAATGCGGCACAAATATACAGAAGAAAATACAAG TCAAAACAGAATGGATCTGTCGGGATATCTTTCGATGTTCAGTGGTATGAACCAGCAACAAACTCCACAGAAGACATTGAAGCTACTCAAAGAGCCCAAGATTTTCAGCTTGGCTG GTTTCTTGAGCCTTTGATCTTCGGGAATTATCCAAGCTCGATGAGAAATAGAGTTGGAAGACGGCTGCCTGAATTTTCTAAATCCGACATTTCTCTTCTCAAGGGTTCTTTGGATTTTGTTGGCATTAATTACTATACTACAAATTATGCAAAAATTAATTCGACTGATTTTCTTGGTGACCTATTAAAAGACTCCATTGCGGACTCTGGTGCCATTACACTTC CATTGAGAAATGGGATGCCTATTGGAGACAGG GCTAATTCTATATGGTTGTACATAGTTCCTCATGGGATCAGAAGCTTAATGAATTACATCAAGCAAAAATATGGAAACCCTCTGGTTCTTATCACTGAAAATG GGATGGATGATCCAAACAACCAACTCATCCCACTCAAAGATGCTCTGAAGGATGAGAAAAGGATCAAATATCACCATGACCATCTAACGAACCTGCTTGCTTCAATCAA GGAAGATGGCTGCAATGTTAAAGGGTATTTTGCATGGTCTTTATTGGATAACTGGGAGTGGGCAGCTGGATTCACTTCCAGATTTGGTCTCTATTTTGTTGATTATAATGACAATCTCAAGAGATATCCAAAGGATTCTGTTCAATGGTTTAAGAACTTTTTGACATCCACttaa
- the LOC122310874 gene encoding UDP-glucose 6-dehydrogenase 1-like — protein MVKICCIGAGYVGGPTMAVIAFKCPAIEVAVVDISVSRINAWNSEQLPIYEPGLDDVVKQCRGKNLFFSTDVEKHVAEADIVFVSVNTPTKTQGLGAGKAADLTYWESAARMIADVSKSDKIVVEKSTVPVKTAEAIEKILTHNSKKINFQILSNPEFLAEGTAIQDLFNPDRVLIGGRETPEGAKAIQALKDVYAHWVPVERIICTNLWSAELSKLAANAFLAQRISSVNAMSALCEATGADVTQVSHAVGKDSRIGPKFLNASVGFGGSCFQKDILNLVYICECNGLSEVATYWKQVIKVNDYQKTRFVNRVVSSMFNTVSGKKIAILGFAFKKDTGDTRETPAIDVCKGLLGDKARLSIYDPQVSEDQIQRDLSMKKFDWDHPVHLQPASPMSVTQVSVVWDAYEATKDAHGICILTEWDEFKKLDYQRIYNNMQKPAFVFDGRNIADVEKLREVGFIVYSIGKPLDSWLKDLPAVA, from the coding sequence atggttAAGATTTGTTGCATTGGGGCCGGGTATGTCGGTGGGCCTACCATGGCTGTGATTGCGTTCAAGTGCCCTGCAATTGAAGTAGCTGTGGTCGATATATCTGTATCAAGAATAAATGCCTGGAACAGCGAGCAGCTTCCCATTTACGAGCCTGGACTTGACGATGTTGTGAAGCAGTGCAGAGGAAAGAACCTTTTCTTCTCTACTGATGTGGAGAAACATGTTGCAGAGGCTGATATAGTATTTGTTTCAGTTAACACCCCTACCAAAACCCAGGGCCTCGGAGCTGGCAAAGCAGCTGATCTGACCTATTGGGAGAGTGCTGCTCGAATGATTGCTGATGTGTCAAAATCTGACAAAATTGTTGTTGAGAAATCAACAGTGCCAGTGAAAACGGCCGAGGCAATAGAAAAGATCCTCACCCACAATAGCAAGAAGATCAACTTCCAAATTCTCTCCAACCCAGAATTTCTTGCTGAGGGAACTGCAATTCAAGACCTTTTCAATCCCGATAGGGTTCTCATTGGAGGTAGGGAGACCCCAGAAGGAGCAAAGGCGATACAGGCTTTGAAAGATGTTTATGCCCATTGGGTCCCTGTAGAACGTATAATATGTACTAATCTTTGGTCTGCTGAGCTTTCTAAGCTTGCTGCCAATGCCTTCTTGGCACAGAGGATCTCTTCTGTGAATGCCATGTCAGCACTTTGTGAGGCTACTGGTGCAGATGTAACCCAGGTTTCGCATGCTGTTGGCAAGGATTCAAGAATTGGGCCCAAGTTCTTGAATGCCAGTGTTGGTTTTGGTGGATCTTGCTTCCAGAAGGACATCTTGAACTTGGTTTATATCTGTGAATGCAATGGGCTTTCTGAGGTTGCAACTTACTGGAAACAGGTCATTAAGGTGAATGACTACCAGAAGACCCGGTTTGTGAACAGGGTTGTTTCCTCCATGTTCAACACAGTCTCAGGAAAGAAGATTGCAATTCTTGGGTTTGCTTTCAAGAAGGACACTGGTGATACCAGGGAGACCCCAGCCATTGATGTCTGCAAAGGGTTGTTGGGGGACAAAGCCCGGTTGAGCATATATGATCCACAAGTGTCTGAGGATCAGATCCAGAGGGATCTTTCTATGAAGAAGTTCGATTGGGACCATCCAGTTCATCTTCAGCCAGCAAGCCCTATGTCTGTCACTCAAGTTAGTGTCGTTTGGGATGCTTATGAGGCAACAAAGGATGCTCATGGTATTTGCATTCTGACTGAGTGGGATGAGTTTAAGAAGCTTGATTACCAGAGGATCTATAACAATATGCAGAAGCCTGCATTTGTGTTCGATGGCAGGAACATTGCAGATGTGGAGAAGTTGAGGGAAGTTGGGTTTATCGTTTACTCTATTGGAAAGCCACTAGATTCATGGCTCAAAGATTTGCCAGCAGTCGCATAA
- the LOC122309880 gene encoding uncharacterized protein LOC122309880 isoform X1: METSEDAVHGTGVYSVGVGSKGPALERLRWDLKGLLMLKSSRSITVSTQGSLSIAIRRIRVMNLFLVIMPHRNLLFQVEIGGIQSFGEDEDGLHKFQWHEALEKDTVTDVSNLVNCFETNDPLSLVSSSSSEEDVRSGASAYSSIYPEYFELDFPPRRFVPFKDAYHSFLDHFPRKQIPIGANHQASIPSWGKLINENNLDMTEKFTPSIDDGGNEEMLMGALIVPMPDSNLSTDSGGYAGDGRTDCHCLDSGSIRCIRQHIMEARERLRKTLGKEKFVNLGFSDMGEEVAHKWTEEEEQIFLEAVYSSPASLGRNFWKHLSLVFPSRSKSELVSYYFNVFMLRRRAAQNRSNLLDIDSDDDEWHGRGSYEVGESEDEDSAIESPVDQDTQAESSEEDDGSDDDDDNDDANKDGGDDDCNGNGGDGSGRDVVLKEDGGMNLPSDAHIKLSDESKFDPLVQHVDKTSGSDQDDLSAQDDSCLSFDCQANMTSSCDPVNSENALQVCGGKSEHAKCLHVKDDWSNDAVGQFNLLEPYDAKVWDGSCPSASLKGFDLLSTWNMIEEIFGQGTSDKKVMDD; encoded by the exons ATGGAAACTTCTGAGGATGCGGTGCACGGGACTGGGGTTTACTCTGTAGGGGTGGGTtcgaagggccctgccttggagag GTTAAGATGGGATCTAAAAGGCCTTTTGATGCTGAAGAGTTCCCGGAGCATCACTGTAAGCACCCAAGGAAGCTTGAGTATAGCAATACGCCGGATCCGTGTGATGAACTTGTTCCTTGTGATAATGCCCCACAGGAACCTATTATTTCAGGTAGAAATAGGTGGCATACAATCTTTTG GGGAGGATGAGGATGGCCTTCATAAATTTCAGTGGCATGAGGCACTTGAAAAAGACACTGTCACAGATGTTTCAAATTTAGTTAACTGTTTCGAGACCAATGACCCCTTGTCATTGGTTTCCAGCAGTTCAAGTGAAGAAGATGTTCGGTCTGGGGCATCGGCATACTCATCTATTTATCCAGAATATTTTGAGTTAGATTTCCCACCGAGAAGATTTGTTCCATTCAAGGATGCCTATCATTCTTTCTTggatcattttcctagaaagcAAATTCCCATTGGTGCAAATCATCAGGCCAGTATTCCATCGTGGGGCAAACTCATAAATGAGAACAACTTAGATATGACAGAAAAGTTTACTCCCAGCATTGATGATGGTGGCAATGAGGAGATGCTGATGGGGGCTTTGATTGTCCCAATGCCTGATTCAAATTTGTCTACAGACAGCGGTGGCTATGCTGGAGATGGTAGGACAGATTGTCACTGTCTGGATTCTGGCTCTATTAGATGCATTCGCCAACATATTATGGAAGCACGGGAGAGACTTCGAAAAACActtgggaaagaaaaatttgtgaatttagGGTTTTCTGACATGGGTGAGGAAGTGGCACACAAATGGACTGAAGAAGAAGAGCAGATATTTCTCGAGGCTGTTTACTCCAGTCCTGCATCCTTGGGTAGAAACTTTTGGAAACACCTATCTTTGGTATTTCCTTCTCGAAGTAAATCAGAGCTTGTAAGCTATTATTTCAATGTGTTCATGCTGCGGAGGCGTGCTGCTCAAAACAGGTCTAATTTGCTGGACATAGACAGTgatgatgatgagtggcatggAAGAGGCTCTTATGAGGTTGGCGAGTCAGAAGATGAGGACTCTGCTATTGAGTCACCTGTTGATCAAGATACCCAGGCTGAATCCTCTGAAGAAGATGATGGTAGTGATGATGACGATGACAATGATGATGCCAACAAAGATGGTGGTGATGATGATTGCAATGGTAATGGTGGCGATGGATCTGGTAGAGATGTTGTTCTCAAAGAAGATGGTGGGATGAATCTTCCTTCTGATGCACACATTAAGTTGAGTGATGAGAGTAAATTTGACCCCTTGGTTCAGCATGTGGATAAGACTTCAGGGAGTGATCAGGACGATCTCAGTGCACAAGATGACTCATGCCTGTCATTTGATTGTCAAGCCAATATGACTAGCTCCTGTGATCCTGTTAACAGCGAAAATGCTTTACAAGTGTGTGGGGGTAAGAGTGAGCATGCCAAATGTTTGCACGTCAAAGATGATTGGTCTAATGATGCAGTGGGTCAGTTCAATTTACTGGAGCCCTATGATGCTAAAGTTTGGGATGGCAGCTGCCCATCAGCTTCTTTAAAAGGTTTTGATCTTCTATCCACATGGAACATGATTGAAGAGATTTTTGGGCAAGGGACTTCAGATAAAAAGGTGATGGATGATTGA
- the LOC122309880 gene encoding uncharacterized protein LOC122309880 isoform X3 has product MGSKRPFDAEEFPEHHCKHPRKLEYSNTPDPCDELVPCDNAPQEPIISGEDEDGLHKFQWHEALEKDTVTDVSNLVNCFETNDPLSLVSSSSSEEDVRSGASAYSSIYPEYFELDFPPRRFVPFKDAYHSFLDHFPRKQIPIGANHQASIPSWGKLINENNLDMTEKFTPSIDDGGNEEMLMGALIVPMPDSNLSTDSGGYAGDGRTDCHCLDSGSIRCIRQHIMEARERLRKTLGKEKFVNLGFSDMGEEVAHKWTEEEEQIFLEAVYSSPASLGRNFWKHLSLVFPSRSKSELVSYYFNVFMLRRRAAQNRSNLLDIDSDDDEWHGRGSYEVGESEDEDSAIESPVDQDTQAESSEEDDGSDDDDDNDDANKDGGDDDCNGNGGDGSGRDVVLKEDGGMNLPSDAHIKLSDESKFDPLVQHVDKTSGSDQDDLSAQDDSCLSFDCQANMTSSCDPVNSENALQVCGGKSEHAKCLHVKDDWSNDAVGQFNLLEPYDAKVWDGSCPSASLKGFDLLSTWNMIEEIFGQGTSDKKVMDD; this is encoded by the exons ATGGGATCTAAAAGGCCTTTTGATGCTGAAGAGTTCCCGGAGCATCACTGTAAGCACCCAAGGAAGCTTGAGTATAGCAATACGCCGGATCCGTGTGATGAACTTGTTCCTTGTGATAATGCCCCACAGGAACCTATTATTTCAG GGGAGGATGAGGATGGCCTTCATAAATTTCAGTGGCATGAGGCACTTGAAAAAGACACTGTCACAGATGTTTCAAATTTAGTTAACTGTTTCGAGACCAATGACCCCTTGTCATTGGTTTCCAGCAGTTCAAGTGAAGAAGATGTTCGGTCTGGGGCATCGGCATACTCATCTATTTATCCAGAATATTTTGAGTTAGATTTCCCACCGAGAAGATTTGTTCCATTCAAGGATGCCTATCATTCTTTCTTggatcattttcctagaaagcAAATTCCCATTGGTGCAAATCATCAGGCCAGTATTCCATCGTGGGGCAAACTCATAAATGAGAACAACTTAGATATGACAGAAAAGTTTACTCCCAGCATTGATGATGGTGGCAATGAGGAGATGCTGATGGGGGCTTTGATTGTCCCAATGCCTGATTCAAATTTGTCTACAGACAGCGGTGGCTATGCTGGAGATGGTAGGACAGATTGTCACTGTCTGGATTCTGGCTCTATTAGATGCATTCGCCAACATATTATGGAAGCACGGGAGAGACTTCGAAAAACActtgggaaagaaaaatttgtgaatttagGGTTTTCTGACATGGGTGAGGAAGTGGCACACAAATGGACTGAAGAAGAAGAGCAGATATTTCTCGAGGCTGTTTACTCCAGTCCTGCATCCTTGGGTAGAAACTTTTGGAAACACCTATCTTTGGTATTTCCTTCTCGAAGTAAATCAGAGCTTGTAAGCTATTATTTCAATGTGTTCATGCTGCGGAGGCGTGCTGCTCAAAACAGGTCTAATTTGCTGGACATAGACAGTgatgatgatgagtggcatggAAGAGGCTCTTATGAGGTTGGCGAGTCAGAAGATGAGGACTCTGCTATTGAGTCACCTGTTGATCAAGATACCCAGGCTGAATCCTCTGAAGAAGATGATGGTAGTGATGATGACGATGACAATGATGATGCCAACAAAGATGGTGGTGATGATGATTGCAATGGTAATGGTGGCGATGGATCTGGTAGAGATGTTGTTCTCAAAGAAGATGGTGGGATGAATCTTCCTTCTGATGCACACATTAAGTTGAGTGATGAGAGTAAATTTGACCCCTTGGTTCAGCATGTGGATAAGACTTCAGGGAGTGATCAGGACGATCTCAGTGCACAAGATGACTCATGCCTGTCATTTGATTGTCAAGCCAATATGACTAGCTCCTGTGATCCTGTTAACAGCGAAAATGCTTTACAAGTGTGTGGGGGTAAGAGTGAGCATGCCAAATGTTTGCACGTCAAAGATGATTGGTCTAATGATGCAGTGGGTCAGTTCAATTTACTGGAGCCCTATGATGCTAAAGTTTGGGATGGCAGCTGCCCATCAGCTTCTTTAAAAGGTTTTGATCTTCTATCCACATGGAACATGATTGAAGAGATTTTTGGGCAAGGGACTTCAGATAAAAAGGTGATGGATGATTGA
- the LOC122309880 gene encoding uncharacterized protein LOC122309880 isoform X2 → MLKSSRSITVSTQGSLSIAIRRIRVMNLFLVIMPHRNLLFQVEIGGIQSFGEDEDGLHKFQWHEALEKDTVTDVSNLVNCFETNDPLSLVSSSSSEEDVRSGASAYSSIYPEYFELDFPPRRFVPFKDAYHSFLDHFPRKQIPIGANHQASIPSWGKLINENNLDMTEKFTPSIDDGGNEEMLMGALIVPMPDSNLSTDSGGYAGDGRTDCHCLDSGSIRCIRQHIMEARERLRKTLGKEKFVNLGFSDMGEEVAHKWTEEEEQIFLEAVYSSPASLGRNFWKHLSLVFPSRSKSELVSYYFNVFMLRRRAAQNRSNLLDIDSDDDEWHGRGSYEVGESEDEDSAIESPVDQDTQAESSEEDDGSDDDDDNDDANKDGGDDDCNGNGGDGSGRDVVLKEDGGMNLPSDAHIKLSDESKFDPLVQHVDKTSGSDQDDLSAQDDSCLSFDCQANMTSSCDPVNSENALQVCGGKSEHAKCLHVKDDWSNDAVGQFNLLEPYDAKVWDGSCPSASLKGFDLLSTWNMIEEIFGQGTSDKKVMDD, encoded by the exons ATGCTGAAGAGTTCCCGGAGCATCACTGTAAGCACCCAAGGAAGCTTGAGTATAGCAATACGCCGGATCCGTGTGATGAACTTGTTCCTTGTGATAATGCCCCACAGGAACCTATTATTTCAGGTAGAAATAGGTGGCATACAATCTTTTG GGGAGGATGAGGATGGCCTTCATAAATTTCAGTGGCATGAGGCACTTGAAAAAGACACTGTCACAGATGTTTCAAATTTAGTTAACTGTTTCGAGACCAATGACCCCTTGTCATTGGTTTCCAGCAGTTCAAGTGAAGAAGATGTTCGGTCTGGGGCATCGGCATACTCATCTATTTATCCAGAATATTTTGAGTTAGATTTCCCACCGAGAAGATTTGTTCCATTCAAGGATGCCTATCATTCTTTCTTggatcattttcctagaaagcAAATTCCCATTGGTGCAAATCATCAGGCCAGTATTCCATCGTGGGGCAAACTCATAAATGAGAACAACTTAGATATGACAGAAAAGTTTACTCCCAGCATTGATGATGGTGGCAATGAGGAGATGCTGATGGGGGCTTTGATTGTCCCAATGCCTGATTCAAATTTGTCTACAGACAGCGGTGGCTATGCTGGAGATGGTAGGACAGATTGTCACTGTCTGGATTCTGGCTCTATTAGATGCATTCGCCAACATATTATGGAAGCACGGGAGAGACTTCGAAAAACActtgggaaagaaaaatttgtgaatttagGGTTTTCTGACATGGGTGAGGAAGTGGCACACAAATGGACTGAAGAAGAAGAGCAGATATTTCTCGAGGCTGTTTACTCCAGTCCTGCATCCTTGGGTAGAAACTTTTGGAAACACCTATCTTTGGTATTTCCTTCTCGAAGTAAATCAGAGCTTGTAAGCTATTATTTCAATGTGTTCATGCTGCGGAGGCGTGCTGCTCAAAACAGGTCTAATTTGCTGGACATAGACAGTgatgatgatgagtggcatggAAGAGGCTCTTATGAGGTTGGCGAGTCAGAAGATGAGGACTCTGCTATTGAGTCACCTGTTGATCAAGATACCCAGGCTGAATCCTCTGAAGAAGATGATGGTAGTGATGATGACGATGACAATGATGATGCCAACAAAGATGGTGGTGATGATGATTGCAATGGTAATGGTGGCGATGGATCTGGTAGAGATGTTGTTCTCAAAGAAGATGGTGGGATGAATCTTCCTTCTGATGCACACATTAAGTTGAGTGATGAGAGTAAATTTGACCCCTTGGTTCAGCATGTGGATAAGACTTCAGGGAGTGATCAGGACGATCTCAGTGCACAAGATGACTCATGCCTGTCATTTGATTGTCAAGCCAATATGACTAGCTCCTGTGATCCTGTTAACAGCGAAAATGCTTTACAAGTGTGTGGGGGTAAGAGTGAGCATGCCAAATGTTTGCACGTCAAAGATGATTGGTCTAATGATGCAGTGGGTCAGTTCAATTTACTGGAGCCCTATGATGCTAAAGTTTGGGATGGCAGCTGCCCATCAGCTTCTTTAAAAGGTTTTGATCTTCTATCCACATGGAACATGATTGAAGAGATTTTTGGGCAAGGGACTTCAGATAAAAAGGTGATGGATGATTGA
- the LOC122310113 gene encoding zinc finger protein ZAT4-like — MEEKHKKKFVCKFCNKRYQCGKALGGHIRTHMNHQNSAEKEEVEAHADLVKFPSLDGGKNSKRDSGPKTAGWNFNYSLRENPKRTSRFVDSGTGSLQERVCRECGKCFQSLKALCGHMACHSEKEKLISKFEEQSKTSENQKPEMDTQSVTDTSAPRKLRRSKRMRYKTLDTYPSIYTLANGSSSVSEIEQEQEEAAMCLMMFSRDSVCRDGLNSMAESSNNNSVVLEAKSSSIDLKITVKNVGNYVSDMNDFVKLKKRSDELKTSDTSLSDNSDSGYFRNEPKKAESDVSIYGSVASGEFKNPKVESGYGTGGFNAELGKSPNRFKLCVKTSINRTMPNHSKKRLGTKNSKGHECPICFRVFRSGQALGGHKRSHFFGGSEEGTIVLKQEVPEFHSLIDLNLPAPVEEEANGTAEFMPW, encoded by the exons ATGGAAGAAAAGCACAAAAAGAAGTTCGTGTGCAAGTTTTGCAACAAGAGATACCAATGTGGGAAGGCCTTGGGCGGTCACATCAGAACCCACATGAATCATCAGAATTCAGCTGAGAAAGAAGAAGTCGAAGCTCATGCTGATTTAGTGAAGTTTCCATCTCTGGATGGTGGAAAGAATAGCAAGAGAGATTCTGGGCCTAAAACTGCTGGTTGGAATTTCAATTACAGTCTTAGGGAGAACCCCAAGAGAACATCGAGGTTTGTGGATTCAGGAACTGGTTCACTTCAGGAAAGGGTTTGCAGAGAATGTGGCAAATGCTTTCAATCATTGAAAGCTCTCTGTGGTCACATGGCTTGCCACTCAGAGAAAGAGAAGCTAATTAGCAAATTTGAGGAGCAGTCAAAGACTAGTGAGAACCAAAAACCAGAAATGGACACTCAGTCAGTTACCGATACATCAGCTCCGAGGAAGCTTAGGAGATCGAAACGAATGAGGTACAAGACTCTTGATACATACCCTTCTATTTATACTTTGGCAAATGGTTCCTCATCTGTCTCAGAGATtgaacaagaacaagaagaggCGGCAATGTGTTTGATGATGTTCTCTAGGGACTCTGTTTGTAGAGATGGTTTGAATTCTATGGCAGAATCTTCGAATAACAATTCTGTGGTTTTAGAGGCCAAATCATCGTCTATCGATTTGAAAATTACTGTGAAGAATGTTGGGAATTATGTATCTGACATGAATGATTTTGTAAAGCTGAAGAAGCGAAGTGACGAGTTGAAAACTTCAGACACTAGCCTTTCTGATAATTCTGATTCTGGGTATTTTAGGAATGAACCCAAAAAAGCTGAATCAGATGTTTCTATTTATGGGTCTGTTGCGAGTGGTGAATTTAAGAATCCCAAAGTGGAATCTGGATATGGAACTGGAGGCTTTAATGCCGAATTGGGTAAAAGTCCAAACAGATTCAAGTTGT GTGTCAAGACCTCTATTAACCGAACTATGCCTAATCATTCCAAGAAGAGATTGGGAACAAAGAATAGCAAGGGACATGAGTGCCCAATTTGCTTCAGAGTTTTCCGGTCGGGGCAAGCTTTAGGTGGTCACAAGAGGTCCCATTTTTTTGGAGGTTCTGAAGAAGGAACTATCGTGCTCAAGCAAGAGGTCCCCGAGTTTCATAGTCTAATTGATCTTAACCTTCCTGCTCCTGTCGAGGAAGAGGCAAATGGGACTGCCGAGTTCATGCCATGGTAG